Proteins co-encoded in one Vibrio aquimaris genomic window:
- a CDS encoding insulinase family protein: MKKTFALCWLLLVGCAQNTPSQSPPIQPNTNWSSGTLDNGMKYHLYPMNSKKVSMQLLVRVGSGAEEPDQLGYAHYAEHLAFEGSENFPAKEIERMTSEHTQLCEDYKLNLDNVIQSADINTVNQHLNNMLSSSYGMFVGHRS; this comes from the coding sequence ATGAAAAAAACTTTTGCCCTATGTTGGCTACTACTTGTTGGGTGTGCCCAGAATACTCCGTCTCAGTCTCCTCCGATTCAACCGAATACTAACTGGTCATCAGGCACGCTGGATAATGGCATGAAGTATCACCTTTATCCTATGAATTCCAAAAAAGTATCCATGCAACTGTTGGTCAGAGTTGGCTCAGGCGCAGAAGAACCTGATCAGCTGGGATACGCTCATTATGCTGAACACCTTGCGTTTGAGGGGAGTGAGAACTTTCCCGCAAAAGAAATTGAGCGAATGACTAGTGAGCACACTCAATTATGCGAAGACTACAAGCTCAATCTTGATAATGTGATTCAAAGTGCAGATATCAATACCGTCAATCAGCACTTAAACAATATGCTATCTTCTTCTTATGGAATGTTCGTTGGGCATCGGAGCTAG
- a CDS encoding SGNH/GDSL hydrolase family protein, translated as MTSINNDKVGLTSLLKKSAAITICSTLVACAGNPYVRNAERNDVITLGDSIFDLSGELQQFLEGPDMANTTFRDYTLSGAKLTGGIVSKPVVEQYQDAQNDDSNINIIVMDGGGNDILLPAMIFDPYECKTTWYRPELSEKCTSLVDDVYVDTVSLLNQMKQNEVQQVIYLGYYYTTGEKTNLHQAIDYGDERLADACNNTTVSCQFIDPRSAINSNDVLSDNIHPNTSGSQKLAQLIWPYLETVL; from the coding sequence ATGACGTCTATTAATAACGACAAAGTTGGCTTGACCTCTTTACTGAAAAAAAGTGCTGCTATCACAATTTGTAGTACTCTTGTTGCCTGTGCTGGCAACCCTTACGTCCGAAATGCAGAGCGAAATGATGTAATTACACTTGGAGATTCAATCTTCGACCTTTCTGGTGAACTTCAGCAGTTTCTTGAAGGGCCTGATATGGCCAATACTACATTTCGTGATTACACATTAAGTGGCGCCAAACTTACCGGGGGTATTGTCTCAAAACCAGTAGTAGAGCAGTATCAAGACGCGCAAAACGACGATTCTAATATCAACATCATCGTGATGGATGGCGGCGGTAATGACATCTTGTTACCAGCGATGATCTTTGACCCCTATGAGTGTAAAACCACTTGGTATCGCCCTGAGCTTAGTGAGAAGTGCACAAGTTTGGTCGATGACGTCTATGTCGATACTGTTAGCCTACTCAATCAAATGAAACAGAATGAGGTTCAACAAGTCATTTATTTAGGCTACTACTATACCACTGGAGAAAAAACAAACCTCCATCAAGCCATCGATTATGGCGACGAGCGACTTGCCGATGCATGCAACAACACAACGGTATCGTGTCAATTTATCGACCCCAGATCTGCCATCAACTCTAATGATGTACTATCTGACAATATCCATCCAAATACGTCTGGCTCTCAAAAGCTAGCTCAGCTTATCTGGCCATATCTAGAAACGGTACTTTAA
- a CDS encoding TauD/TfdA dioxygenase family protein, translating to MNITPLSPHIGALVEGVELADLNDGEFDVLYRAYLDHKVLFFHNQSMTPEQHMSFAKRFGQLEPVHPFFPHLEEQEQVVVIETSPGSPPSKSYWHTDLTWQSIPCRCSILHAQLCPEAGGDTIWTSMEAVWLSLTPNEQNALRRLTATHALHAFEGSRYDSVTEDGQSRVAKISTQYPPVTHPLIVRHPETGNPTVYVNEQFTREVDGLSNEESEVLLNKLYQRARLPEFQIRFSWQPGAVAIWDNLSTQHFAVTDYGDKPRRLHRVTVRGEELKSY from the coding sequence GTGAATATAACCCCTTTATCACCCCATATCGGCGCTTTGGTGGAAGGTGTTGAACTTGCTGACCTCAATGATGGTGAGTTTGATGTGCTTTATCGAGCTTATCTTGATCACAAGGTACTATTTTTCCATAACCAAAGCATGACGCCAGAGCAGCATATGTCCTTTGCTAAGCGATTTGGTCAACTGGAACCTGTCCATCCGTTTTTTCCTCACTTGGAAGAGCAAGAACAAGTTGTGGTGATCGAAACTTCACCAGGTAGTCCTCCAAGCAAAAGTTATTGGCATACAGATCTGACCTGGCAATCAATCCCTTGTCGCTGTTCTATCTTGCATGCCCAGTTATGTCCAGAAGCAGGCGGTGACACCATTTGGACATCAATGGAGGCGGTATGGCTAAGTTTAACGCCGAATGAGCAAAATGCACTTAGACGTTTAACGGCGACTCATGCTTTACATGCGTTTGAAGGAAGTCGTTATGACTCAGTAACCGAAGATGGTCAGAGTCGGGTCGCGAAAATATCTACCCAGTATCCACCTGTCACACATCCTCTTATTGTTCGCCACCCTGAAACGGGAAACCCAACGGTGTATGTTAACGAACAGTTCACCCGTGAGGTTGATGGCCTCTCGAATGAGGAAAGTGAAGTTTTACTAAATAAGCTTTATCAGCGTGCAAGACTGCCAGAATTTCAGATTCGATTTTCTTGGCAGCCTGGCGCTGTAGCAATATGGGATAACCTATCCACCCAGCATTTTGCAGTGACTGATTATGGCGATAAGCCACGTCGACTGCATCGTGTTACCGTGAGAGGAGAAGAGTTAAAGTCCTATTAA
- the trxB gene encoding thioredoxin-disulfide reductase, whose protein sequence is MSDIKHSKLLILGSGPAGYTAAVYAARANLNPVLVTGMQQGGQLTTTTEVENWPGDPEGLTGPALMERMKEHAERFETEIIFDHINQVDFSQRPFRLKGDNGEYSCDALIISTGASAKYLGLESEEAFKGRGVSACATCDGFFYRNQKVAVVGGGNTAVEEALYLSNIASEVHLIHRRDSFRAEKILIRRLMDKVENGNIVLHTDRVLEEVVGDDMGVTGVRIKDTKTSQVEELDVMGAFIAIGHQPNTSIFQGQLEMKDGYIIVQSGLNGNATQTSIPGVFAAGDVMDHTYRQAITSAGTGCMAALDAERYLDALAEGK, encoded by the coding sequence ATGAGCGACATCAAACACAGCAAGCTTCTTATTCTTGGTTCAGGCCCTGCGGGTTACACAGCAGCTGTATACGCTGCAAGAGCAAATCTAAACCCTGTACTTGTGACCGGTATGCAACAAGGCGGTCAGCTTACAACGACAACAGAAGTCGAAAACTGGCCAGGCGATCCTGAAGGGCTAACAGGACCAGCACTGATGGAACGAATGAAAGAACACGCTGAGCGCTTCGAAACAGAGATTATTTTTGACCACATTAATCAAGTAGACTTCAGCCAACGTCCTTTTAGATTGAAAGGAGACAATGGTGAATACAGCTGCGATGCGCTTATTATCTCCACTGGAGCTTCAGCAAAATATCTCGGCCTAGAATCTGAAGAAGCATTCAAAGGGCGAGGCGTATCTGCCTGTGCAACTTGTGATGGTTTTTTCTATCGAAACCAGAAAGTGGCCGTTGTTGGTGGCGGTAATACCGCAGTGGAAGAAGCTCTCTATCTTTCAAACATTGCTTCTGAGGTGCACCTAATCCACAGACGAGACAGCTTTAGAGCTGAAAAAATTCTTATACGTCGATTAATGGACAAGGTAGAGAATGGCAATATTGTTCTTCATACCGACAGAGTGCTAGAAGAAGTGGTCGGTGATGATATGGGCGTCACAGGGGTTCGAATCAAAGATACCAAGACTAGTCAGGTTGAAGAGCTTGACGTAATGGGAGCCTTTATCGCTATCGGACATCAGCCAAACACAAGTATTTTCCAAGGCCAGCTTGAAATGAAAGATGGTTACATCATTGTTCAATCTGGACTCAATGGTAACGCCACTCAAACCAGTATTCCGGGTGTGTTCGCCGCTGGGGACGTAATGGATCACACCTATCGTCAAGCCATAACGTCGGCCGGAACAGGATGCATGGCAGCACTCGATGCTGAGCGATATTTAGATGCACTTGCAGAAGGTAAATAA
- the cydD gene encoding heme ABC transporter permease/ATP-binding protein CydD, translating to MDKNKQRSLNKWLKQQSKLAKRWLMAAIGLGILSSLFLLAQAALLATILQQLIIDQVPKQQLIPFFFALCGVIGIRALCSWGRELAGYRCGEQVRLYIRQLILDKLRELGPAYIKGKPAGAWATLLLEQVEDMHDFFARYLPQMSLAVIVPIVILIVVFPVNWVAGLIFLITAPLVPLFMALVGMKAADANRKNFKALQRLSGHFYDRLQSMTTIRLFDRTQAETEVMRGASEVFRSRTMDVLKIAFLSSAILEFFTSISIALTAVYFGFAFIGEINIGDYGLGVTLMAGLFILILAPEFYQPLRDLGTFYHAKQQAVGAADSIVEFLETEATSVRSGDSKLSVTDGVTICANNLEVFSPQGQKLLGPINFEIQSNQHTALVGPSGAGKTSLINAILGFLPYEGSLTINGVERTQLDLADWREKISWVGQNPLLVHGTIRENITLGKNDVSEDEIQNALRESYASEFVEQHGLDYPISDRSGGLSVGQAQRIALARAMMQNGGFWLLDEPTASLDARSERLVMKGLSNQIQGKTSLMVTHQLQPLKNVSQILVMENGLIVQQDSFSVLSNQEGLFKQMLLANQALCDTSKGNLDA from the coding sequence ATGGACAAAAATAAACAGCGCAGCTTGAACAAATGGCTCAAACAGCAGAGTAAGCTAGCAAAACGCTGGCTCATGGCTGCTATTGGTCTGGGTATTCTTTCAAGCCTATTTTTACTGGCTCAAGCAGCTTTATTGGCGACTATCCTACAGCAATTAATCATTGATCAGGTTCCAAAGCAGCAACTCATCCCCTTCTTTTTCGCGCTTTGTGGTGTCATCGGTATTCGAGCTTTATGCTCTTGGGGCCGAGAGCTTGCTGGCTACCGATGCGGTGAGCAAGTTCGTCTCTATATTAGACAGTTGATCCTCGATAAACTGCGAGAGCTAGGTCCAGCCTATATCAAAGGTAAGCCTGCCGGAGCATGGGCAACGCTATTACTGGAACAAGTAGAAGATATGCATGACTTCTTCGCTCGTTACCTACCCCAAATGTCGCTCGCTGTTATCGTTCCGATAGTGATTCTAATCGTGGTTTTCCCAGTTAATTGGGTCGCAGGTTTAATCTTTTTGATCACAGCGCCACTGGTGCCATTATTCATGGCTCTAGTCGGTATGAAAGCCGCCGATGCTAACCGCAAAAACTTTAAAGCGCTGCAGCGTTTATCAGGTCATTTTTATGACCGATTGCAATCAATGACTACCATCCGGTTGTTTGATCGGACTCAAGCCGAGACAGAAGTAATGCGAGGCGCCTCCGAAGTATTTCGCTCTCGTACCATGGATGTTTTGAAAATCGCATTTCTGTCTTCTGCCATACTCGAGTTTTTCACATCAATTTCTATCGCCCTCACCGCTGTCTACTTTGGCTTTGCCTTTATTGGAGAAATCAATATTGGAGACTATGGGTTAGGCGTCACTCTCATGGCAGGATTATTCATATTGATCCTAGCGCCTGAGTTTTATCAACCACTGCGTGATTTGGGCACTTTCTATCACGCAAAACAACAAGCGGTTGGGGCTGCAGACAGCATAGTCGAGTTTTTAGAGACGGAAGCAACCAGCGTACGTTCAGGTGATAGTAAGTTAAGTGTCACGGATGGCGTAACCATTTGTGCTAACAACTTAGAAGTGTTTTCACCACAAGGGCAAAAGCTACTTGGCCCGATAAACTTTGAGATCCAATCAAACCAGCATACCGCTTTAGTTGGCCCGAGCGGTGCGGGAAAGACAAGTTTGATCAATGCCATATTAGGGTTTCTACCCTACGAGGGATCGTTGACGATTAACGGGGTGGAAAGAACACAACTGGATCTCGCTGATTGGCGGGAGAAGATCAGCTGGGTGGGTCAAAACCCTCTACTCGTCCATGGCACTATTCGCGAAAATATTACATTAGGCAAAAATGATGTCAGCGAAGACGAGATTCAGAATGCATTAAGAGAATCTTACGCATCAGAATTTGTTGAACAACATGGCCTCGACTACCCAATTTCAGACCGTTCAGGCGGCCTATCCGTAGGACAAGCACAACGTATTGCTCTGGCGAGAGCCATGATGCAAAACGGTGGGTTTTGGCTGCTTGATGAACCAACTGCAAGCTTAGACGCTCGCAGTGAAAGATTAGTGATGAAAGGCTTATCTAATCAAATTCAAGGCAAAACCTCATTAATGGTAACTCATCAGCTTCAACCACTAAAAAACGTCTCTCAAATCTTAGTTATGGAAAATGGTTTAATCGTCCAACAAGATAGTTTCAGCGTACTGAGTAATCAAGAAGGCCTATTCAAGCAGATGCTTCTGGCTAATCAAGCGCTTTGTGACACCAGTAAGGGGAATCTAGATGCGTGA